From the genome of Halomonas sp. MCCC 1A13316, one region includes:
- a CDS encoding polysaccharide biosynthesis/export family protein, whose protein sequence is MPVSSRSTQVLAGLALLALPLLASAQALSLPGGILPENQRVEALEEQVEERPRADWRSSGTYGPVSQAQLDDAAEELPPFGANLFEGGFRGTMADGLNPKYRVKPGDQVTLRAWGATEIDRVLAVDAQGNVFLPGIGPLAVQGQNSQQLDATVRQAIRSVYPENVQVYTNLQGVQPIGVFVTGYVENPGRYAGTPSDSLLYFLDQAGGIDNALGSYRRIRVIRGAQSIAQVDLYDFLLDGEIARPQLRDGDTIVVEERGPAIAVVGDVHREYRYELTGEHLTGAEVVNLARLKSGVSHVLVRGSRSDGPIARYFPLDAFYGQSVRSGDEVMFSADQRDETIVVQVEGSYYGPSRYALPRDARLGELLDAIAVPEQMTAVHSISLRRESVAIQQQQSLEDSLRRLETTYLGASSRTNEEAQIRVREAELIQTFVERAREMEPSGRLVVAHEDRISDVRLQDGDVITIPEVSDSILISGEIVVPQAVVYKPGLSAKDYIEGAGGFTQRADESHILVVRQNGAVRNARDVSLRPGDEILVMPEVPTKNLQLATSITQILYQIAVATKVAIDL, encoded by the coding sequence ATGCCGGTCTCTTCTCGCTCGACCCAGGTACTTGCCGGCCTCGCGCTACTGGCCCTGCCTCTGCTCGCCAGTGCCCAGGCGCTCAGCTTGCCCGGCGGCATCCTGCCCGAGAACCAACGTGTCGAAGCGCTGGAGGAACAGGTCGAGGAGCGTCCGCGCGCCGACTGGCGCAGCAGCGGTACCTACGGCCCCGTGTCACAGGCACAGCTCGATGACGCCGCTGAGGAACTGCCGCCTTTCGGTGCCAACCTGTTCGAAGGCGGCTTTCGCGGCACCATGGCCGACGGGCTCAATCCGAAATACCGGGTCAAGCCCGGCGACCAGGTCACCCTACGTGCCTGGGGTGCCACGGAAATCGATCGGGTGCTTGCGGTCGATGCCCAGGGCAACGTCTTTCTTCCCGGTATCGGCCCGTTGGCCGTGCAGGGCCAGAACAGCCAACAGCTTGATGCGACCGTGCGCCAGGCCATCCGCAGCGTCTATCCCGAAAACGTGCAGGTCTATACCAACCTGCAGGGTGTGCAGCCGATCGGCGTGTTCGTCACCGGCTACGTGGAGAACCCCGGCCGCTACGCCGGCACGCCCAGCGACTCTTTGCTTTATTTCCTCGACCAGGCCGGCGGCATCGACAATGCGCTGGGCAGCTATCGCCGCATCCGAGTGATACGTGGCGCCCAGTCCATCGCGCAAGTCGATCTCTATGACTTCCTGCTCGATGGTGAGATCGCCCGCCCGCAGCTGCGCGACGGCGACACCATCGTGGTGGAAGAGCGCGGCCCAGCCATCGCCGTGGTGGGTGATGTGCATCGCGAATACCGCTACGAGCTGACCGGCGAGCACCTCACCGGGGCCGAGGTCGTCAACCTGGCGCGGCTCAAGAGCGGCGTCTCGCATGTGCTCGTGCGCGGTTCACGTTCCGACGGCCCCATCGCGCGCTACTTCCCGCTTGACGCCTTCTATGGCCAGTCGGTACGCAGTGGTGACGAAGTGATGTTCAGCGCCGACCAGCGTGACGAAACCATCGTGGTGCAGGTAGAGGGCAGCTACTACGGTCCCTCGCGCTACGCCCTGCCGCGCGACGCTCGTTTGGGCGAACTGCTCGACGCCATCGCCGTGCCCGAGCAGATGACAGCGGTGCACAGCATCTCGCTGCGCCGCGAGAGCGTGGCCATCCAGCAGCAGCAATCGCTGGAAGACAGCCTGCGCCGTCTGGAAACCACCTACCTGGGGGCATCGTCTCGCACCAACGAGGAGGCCCAGATTCGCGTGCGCGAGGCCGAGCTGATCCAGACCTTTGTCGAGCGCGCCCGGGAGATGGAGCCCAGCGGCCGGTTGGTGGTGGCCCACGAAGACCGAATCAGCGACGTGCGCCTGCAGGATGGCGACGTGATCACCATTCCCGAAGTCAGTGACTCCATCCTGATCAGCGGCGAGATCGTGGTGCCCCAGGCGGTGGTCTACAAGCCCGGCTTGAGCGCCAAGGACTACATCGAAGGCGCCGGCGGCTTCACCCAGCGCGCCGACGAAAGCCACATACTGGTGGTGCGCCAGAACGGCGCCGTGCGCAATGCCCGCGACGTCAGCCTGCGGCCCGGCGACGAAATCCTCGTCATGCCGGAAGTGCCGACCAAGAACCTGCAGCTCGCCACCAGCATTACGCAGATCCTCTATCAGATTGCCGTGGCCACCAAGGTCGCCATCGATCTCTAA
- a CDS encoding ABC transporter permease, giving the protein MPNTETTTGSRTPWQVTRSVWYAMFMREAISRTMADRMGWFWMLFEPVAFTLIMVAIRGFVSGDNLIVNADFIPWMLTGLMGFFLIREGMMRGLGAIDANSALFAYRQVQPIDPVLVRTYLEGMLRSFVFVLFIVGALLLEVDLYPDDAIRAMGWWLSLWALGLGLGLVVSVLGTLVQEMAIIVRMISLPLLILSGVIFPLNHLPHWLLEYLMLNPIVHGLELLRAGFFDGYKVVNGTSASYFWMWTLATVALGMLLHVRFKERLKAK; this is encoded by the coding sequence ATGCCCAACACCGAAACCACCACAGGCTCCCGCACCCCCTGGCAAGTGACGCGCAGCGTCTGGTACGCCATGTTCATGCGCGAGGCCATCTCGCGCACCATGGCCGATCGCATGGGCTGGTTCTGGATGCTCTTCGAGCCCGTGGCGTTCACCTTGATCATGGTCGCCATACGCGGCTTTGTCAGCGGCGATAACCTGATCGTCAACGCGGATTTCATCCCTTGGATGCTGACCGGCCTGATGGGCTTTTTCCTCATTCGTGAGGGCATGATGCGCGGCCTGGGGGCTATCGATGCCAACAGTGCGCTGTTTGCCTATCGTCAGGTGCAGCCGATCGACCCGGTCCTGGTACGCACCTACCTGGAGGGCATGCTGCGAAGCTTCGTGTTCGTGCTCTTCATCGTCGGTGCGCTGCTGCTGGAAGTGGACCTCTACCCCGACGACGCCATCCGCGCCATGGGCTGGTGGCTCTCGCTATGGGCACTGGGGCTTGGTCTGGGCCTGGTGGTGTCGGTGTTGGGCACCCTGGTACAGGAGATGGCCATCATCGTGCGCATGATCAGCTTGCCGCTGCTGATCCTCTCGGGGGTGATCTTTCCGCTCAATCACCTGCCGCACTGGCTGCTGGAATACCTGATGCTCAATCCCATCGTCCACGGGCTGGAGCTGCTACGGGCCGGCTTCTTCGATGGCTACAAGGTGGTAAACGGCACCAGTGCCAGCTATTTCTGGATGTGGACACTCGCCACGGTCGCGCTCGGCATGCTACTGCATGTGCGTTTCAAAGAGCGCCTGAAAGCCAAATGA
- a CDS encoding ABC transporter ATP-binding protein yields the protein MIEIAGLYKRYHNHHGSDWVLRDVNLAIPRGVSVGLLGRNGAGKSTLLRLIAGMDTPERGEIRRHCRVSWPIGLSGGFQGSMTGRQNVKFVARVHGGRHNVAPIIDKVQAFAELGDAFDEPIRTYSSGMRARLNFGLSLAFNFDVYLSDEATAVGDRAFRAKATQAFKEKVGQASLIMVSHSEGILKELCQAGIHLAEGRATWYDDINDAIGAYHAETAPETAAAAPLPRTLPEARRHLSQCKAAFDKAKAAFEQAQQDDLIPRERKVYGDAFRAARERLHEARRLVQALQSQQGGDP from the coding sequence ATGATCGAAATCGCCGGCCTCTACAAGCGCTATCACAACCACCATGGCAGCGACTGGGTGCTGCGCGACGTAAATCTGGCCATCCCCCGGGGAGTGAGCGTGGGCTTGCTGGGCCGCAACGGTGCGGGCAAGTCGACCCTGCTGCGCCTGATCGCCGGCATGGATACCCCCGAGCGGGGCGAGATCCGGCGCCACTGCCGGGTATCGTGGCCCATCGGCCTGTCCGGTGGTTTCCAGGGCAGCATGACGGGGCGGCAGAACGTCAAGTTCGTGGCTCGTGTGCACGGCGGGCGCCACAACGTTGCGCCCATCATTGACAAGGTGCAGGCCTTTGCCGAGCTGGGTGATGCCTTCGACGAGCCGATCCGGACCTACTCCAGCGGCATGCGCGCCCGATTGAACTTCGGCCTCTCGCTCGCTTTCAACTTCGACGTCTACCTCTCCGACGAAGCCACAGCGGTGGGCGACCGCGCCTTCCGGGCCAAGGCCACGCAGGCGTTCAAGGAGAAAGTCGGCCAGGCCAGCCTGATCATGGTCTCCCATAGCGAGGGCATCCTGAAGGAACTCTGCCAGGCCGGCATCCACCTGGCGGAAGGGCGCGCCACCTGGTACGACGACATCAACGACGCGATTGGCGCCTATCACGCGGAAACCGCCCCCGAGACAGCGGCGGCCGCCCCCTTGCCCCGCACGCTGCCGGAAGCGCGGCGCCATCTGAGCCAATGCAAGGCAGCGTTCGATAAGGCCAAGGCGGCCTTCGAGCAGGCCCAGCAGGACGACCTGATTCCGCGCGAACGCAAAGTGTACGGCGATGCCTTCCGCGCCGCTCGCGAGCGGCTCCACGAGGCCCGCCGCCTGGTGCAGGCACTGCAATCGCAGCAGGGTGGCGACCCGTAG